The following proteins come from a genomic window of Sorghum bicolor cultivar BTx623 chromosome 3, Sorghum_bicolor_NCBIv3, whole genome shotgun sequence:
- the LOC8078585 gene encoding uncharacterized protein LOC8078585 isoform X1 has product MEPPWRSAGGAASEASSAAGSDAEDDRYCSANSALGTPSSIATLLPSSDFWDHQMDLLDDHPATAGFPKKHQLSRLQTLASVQSRQETGPPPATAGVDALARQGSSPASPYIPPRPDHNQAHEFGDNDLFDDMVQEMEQILLNSGEPHENGSFMDNRRSNARQAHHFRDGSTTASTSGTDDAYVCPVPQYSSRIDWVEVVGAKQRTGDVSFGERMVGVKEYTVYLLKVRSGEDEWEIERRYREFYALYRQLKDFFYERGLSLPTAWENVERESNKIFGNASPDVVNERSALIQDCLRSLLVSSYPFGTPTPLVIFLSPGRPGYEYSFLKTLIPRSLQRRSSDLKSKDSDCNGGPHDDSTSMGKTISLIVEDRPQKSTRQLLELQHYNCAGCHRHLDAGRTLLQELAQTIGWNKPRFCSYTGQLFCASCHTNDTAVLPARVLHHWDFSLYPISQLAKAYLDSIYDQPMLCVSAVNPFLFSKVPALLNIMSVRKKIAAMLPCVQCPFRNSILKGLGVRRYLLDGNDFFALRDLVDLSKGAFAALPVKVQTISNRILEHITEQCLVCYDSGVPCAARQACDDPLSLIFPFQEDEATKCSLCMSIFHKQCFRKISVCPCGKASNGRKIVALEQAVHDGTGMPSTESLQPPRFSSSSGFFSDILSKARPDKLWRARNSSPVILMGSLPDMSI; this is encoded by the exons ATGGAGCCACCCTGGCGATCCGCGGGCGGCGCTGCCTCCGAGGCCTCCTCGGCGGCCGGATCGGACGCCGAGGACGACAGGTACTGCAGCGCCAACTCCGCCCTCGGCACGCCCAGCTCGATCGCTACCCTTCTCCCCTCCTCCGACTTCTGGGACCACCAGATGGACCTCCTCGATGACCATCCCGCCACCGCCGGATTCCCCAAGAAACACCAGCTCAGCCGCCTCCAAACGCTGGCATCGGTGCAGTCGCGGCAGGAAACGGGTCCTCCTCCGGCGACTGCCGGAGTCGACGCCCTCGCGCGGCAGGGGTCGAGTCCTGCTTCACCATATATTCCTCCGCGCCCCGATCACAACCAG GCGCATGAATTTGGTGACAATGATTTATTTGATGATATGGTCCAAGAGATGGAACAGATTCTTCTCAATTCAGGGGAGCCACATGAAAATGGATCTTTTATGGATAATCGCAGGAGTAATGCTCGCCAGGCTCACCATTTCAGAGATGGCAGCACTACTGCCTCTACTTCTGGTACAGATGACGCCTATGTATGTCCTGTTCCTCAGTATTCTTCAAGAATTGATTGGGTGGAGGTTGTGGGGGCAAAGCAAAGAACTGGAGATGTTTCTTTCGGTGAACGGATGGTTGGTGTCAAAGAGTACACTGTTTATTTGTTAAAAGTAAGGAGCGGTGAAGACGAATGGGAAATTGAGCGGCGATACCGTGAATTTTACGCGCTTTATCGGCAACTTAAGGACTTCTTTTATGAGAGAGGTTTGAGTCTTCCCACTGCATGGGAAAATGTTGAAAGAGAGTCAAATAAAATATTTGGGAATGCATCACCAGATGTTGTCAATGAGAGAAGTGCCCTCATTCAAGACTGTTTGCGTTCTTTACTAGTCTCAAGTTATCCATTTGGAACTCCCACCCCTCTGGTTATTTTTTTGTCACCAGGAAGGCCTGGATATGAATATAGTTTTTTGAAAACTCTCATTCCACGATCTTTGCAAAGGCGAAGCAGTGATTTAAAGTCCAAAGATTCAGATTGCAATGGAGGTCCACATGATGATTCTACCTCAATGGGCAAGACAATATCACTTATTGTGGAGGATAGGCCTCAGAAGTCGACCAGACAGTTGTTGGAGTTACAGCATTACAACTGTGCGGGGTGCCATAGGCATTTGGATGCTGGTCGAACATTGCTGCAAGAACTTGCACAGACTATTGGATGGAACAAACCTCGGTTTTGTTCTTACACTGGACAATTGTTTTGTGCTTCTTGTCACACAAATGACACTGCAGTTCTTCCAGCAAGAGTTCTACACCACTGGGATTTTTCACTGTATCCAATTTCCCAGTTAGCAAAAGCATATTTAGACTCCATCTATGACCAG CCCATGCTCTGTGTAAGTGCAGTCAATCCTTTCCTATTCTCAAAAGTACCAGCTCTGCTCAACATCATGAGTGTCCGGAAGAAAATAGCAGCTATGCTTCCTTGTGTCCAATGTCCTTTCCGGAATTCCATACTTAAAGGACTAGGAGTTCGAAGATACCTTCTTGATGGGAATGACTTCTTTGCGCTTCGTGACCTCGTTGATCTCTCAAAAGGAGCTTTTGCAG CACTTCCAGTTAAGGTGCAGACCATATCAAACAGGATACTTGAGCACATCACGGAGCAATGCCTTGTGTGCTACGACAGCGGCGTACCTTGTGCTGCTAGACAAGCTTGTGATGACCCGCTGTCCCTTATATTCCCATTTCAG gaggatgaagctaCAAAGTGTAGTTTGTGTATGTCAATCTTCCACAAGCAATGCTTTAGAAAGATCAGTGTTTGCCCTTGTGGTAAGGCTTCTAATGGCAGGAAGATCGTGGCGCTTGAGCAAGCTGTACATGATGGCACGGGCATGCCATCAACGGAGTCTCTTCAGCCTCCACGTTTCTCTTCATCTTCTGGGTTTTTCTCTGATATTCTCTCCAAAGCAAGGCCAGATAAGCTTTGGAGGGCGAGAAATAGCAGTCCTGTGATCCTTATGGGTTCTTTGCCAGATATGTCTATATGA
- the LOC8076688 gene encoding glutathione S-transferase U17 produces the protein MASGDAAAVRVVGGWASPFVMRVCVALRLKGVAYEFLQEEPGKKSALLLASNPVHKQIPVLLHGGRPVCESLVILQYVDEAFSGAATPRILPADPYDRAVHRFWADYADAKLPTALRTLRGMIDGDKAEAAEQVAAALAQLEEAFTACSKGQRFFAGDDIGFLDIVLGSYVGWFRAAERITAQAVLDETRTPRLAAWAARFCGHEAIRDVMPDAGRLVEFGEALRAALAANANAQRM, from the exons ATGGCATCTGGCGACGCGGCGGCGGTGCGCGTGGTCGGCGGGTGGGCGAGCCCGTTCGTGATGCGGGTGTGCGTCGCGCTCCGGCTCAAGGGCGTGGCGTACGAGTTCCTGCAGGAGGAGCCCGGCAAGAAGAGCGCGCTGCTCCTCGCGTCCAACCCCGTGCACAAGCAGATCCCCGTGCTCCTCCACGGCGGGCGGCCGGTCTGCGAGTCGCTCGTCATCTTGCAGTACGTCGACGAGGCCTTCTCCGGCGCCGCCACCCCGCGGATCCTCCCCGCCGACCCCTACGACCGCGCCGTCCACCGCTTCTGGGCCGACTACGCCGACGCCAAG CTCCCGACGGCGCTCCGGACGCTGAGGGGCATGATTGACGGCGACAAGGCCGAGGCGGCGGAGCAGGTGGCCGCGGCGCTCGCCCAGCTCGAGGAGGCCTTCACGGCGTGCAGCAAGGGGCAGCGtttcttcgccggcgacgacatCGGATTCTTGGACATCGTCCTCGGGTCCTACGTCGGCTGGTTCCGGGCAGCGGAGCGGATCACCGCGCAGGCGGTCCTCGACGAGACGAGGACGCCGCGGCTCGCGGCGTGGGCGGCGCGGTTCTGCGGGCACGAGGCCATCAGGGACGTGATGCCTGACgccggaaggctcgttgagttCGGCGAGGCGCTCCGCGCGGCGCTGGCCGCCAACGCCAACGCTCAACGGATGTAG
- the LOC8078585 gene encoding uncharacterized protein LOC8078585 isoform X2 — MVQEMEQILLNSGEPHENGSFMDNRRSNARQAHHFRDGSTTASTSGTDDAYVCPVPQYSSRIDWVEVVGAKQRTGDVSFGERMVGVKEYTVYLLKVRSGEDEWEIERRYREFYALYRQLKDFFYERGLSLPTAWENVERESNKIFGNASPDVVNERSALIQDCLRSLLVSSYPFGTPTPLVIFLSPGRPGYEYSFLKTLIPRSLQRRSSDLKSKDSDCNGGPHDDSTSMGKTISLIVEDRPQKSTRQLLELQHYNCAGCHRHLDAGRTLLQELAQTIGWNKPRFCSYTGQLFCASCHTNDTAVLPARVLHHWDFSLYPISQLAKAYLDSIYDQPMLCVSAVNPFLFSKVPALLNIMSVRKKIAAMLPCVQCPFRNSILKGLGVRRYLLDGNDFFALRDLVDLSKGAFAALPVKVQTISNRILEHITEQCLVCYDSGVPCAARQACDDPLSLIFPFQEDEATKCSLCMSIFHKQCFRKISVCPCGKASNGRKIVALEQAVHDGTGMPSTESLQPPRFSSSSGFFSDILSKARPDKLWRARNSSPVILMGSLPDMSI; from the exons ATGGTCCAAGAGATGGAACAGATTCTTCTCAATTCAGGGGAGCCACATGAAAATGGATCTTTTATGGATAATCGCAGGAGTAATGCTCGCCAGGCTCACCATTTCAGAGATGGCAGCACTACTGCCTCTACTTCTGGTACAGATGACGCCTATGTATGTCCTGTTCCTCAGTATTCTTCAAGAATTGATTGGGTGGAGGTTGTGGGGGCAAAGCAAAGAACTGGAGATGTTTCTTTCGGTGAACGGATGGTTGGTGTCAAAGAGTACACTGTTTATTTGTTAAAAGTAAGGAGCGGTGAAGACGAATGGGAAATTGAGCGGCGATACCGTGAATTTTACGCGCTTTATCGGCAACTTAAGGACTTCTTTTATGAGAGAGGTTTGAGTCTTCCCACTGCATGGGAAAATGTTGAAAGAGAGTCAAATAAAATATTTGGGAATGCATCACCAGATGTTGTCAATGAGAGAAGTGCCCTCATTCAAGACTGTTTGCGTTCTTTACTAGTCTCAAGTTATCCATTTGGAACTCCCACCCCTCTGGTTATTTTTTTGTCACCAGGAAGGCCTGGATATGAATATAGTTTTTTGAAAACTCTCATTCCACGATCTTTGCAAAGGCGAAGCAGTGATTTAAAGTCCAAAGATTCAGATTGCAATGGAGGTCCACATGATGATTCTACCTCAATGGGCAAGACAATATCACTTATTGTGGAGGATAGGCCTCAGAAGTCGACCAGACAGTTGTTGGAGTTACAGCATTACAACTGTGCGGGGTGCCATAGGCATTTGGATGCTGGTCGAACATTGCTGCAAGAACTTGCACAGACTATTGGATGGAACAAACCTCGGTTTTGTTCTTACACTGGACAATTGTTTTGTGCTTCTTGTCACACAAATGACACTGCAGTTCTTCCAGCAAGAGTTCTACACCACTGGGATTTTTCACTGTATCCAATTTCCCAGTTAGCAAAAGCATATTTAGACTCCATCTATGACCAG CCCATGCTCTGTGTAAGTGCAGTCAATCCTTTCCTATTCTCAAAAGTACCAGCTCTGCTCAACATCATGAGTGTCCGGAAGAAAATAGCAGCTATGCTTCCTTGTGTCCAATGTCCTTTCCGGAATTCCATACTTAAAGGACTAGGAGTTCGAAGATACCTTCTTGATGGGAATGACTTCTTTGCGCTTCGTGACCTCGTTGATCTCTCAAAAGGAGCTTTTGCAG CACTTCCAGTTAAGGTGCAGACCATATCAAACAGGATACTTGAGCACATCACGGAGCAATGCCTTGTGTGCTACGACAGCGGCGTACCTTGTGCTGCTAGACAAGCTTGTGATGACCCGCTGTCCCTTATATTCCCATTTCAG gaggatgaagctaCAAAGTGTAGTTTGTGTATGTCAATCTTCCACAAGCAATGCTTTAGAAAGATCAGTGTTTGCCCTTGTGGTAAGGCTTCTAATGGCAGGAAGATCGTGGCGCTTGAGCAAGCTGTACATGATGGCACGGGCATGCCATCAACGGAGTCTCTTCAGCCTCCACGTTTCTCTTCATCTTCTGGGTTTTTCTCTGATATTCTCTCCAAAGCAAGGCCAGATAAGCTTTGGAGGGCGAGAAATAGCAGTCCTGTGATCCTTATGGGTTCTTTGCCAGATATGTCTATATGA